The following proteins are co-located in the Bubalus bubalis isolate 160015118507 breed Murrah chromosome 21, NDDB_SH_1, whole genome shotgun sequence genome:
- the LOC102397471 gene encoding N-acetyllactosaminide beta-1,3-N-acetylglucosaminyltransferase 2-like yields the protein MSDLSDTLKFESEKHQDILLWNYRDTFFNLSLKEVLFLRWVSTSCPNAEFVFKGDDDVFVNTHHHLNYLNSLSGNKAKDLFIGDVIHNAGTHQDKKLKYYIPEVVYTGVYPPYAGGGGFLYSGHLALRLYNVTDRVLLYSIDDVYTGMCLQKLSLAPERHKGFRTFDIEEKSRSNICSYVDVMLVHSRKPQEMIDIWSRLQSAHLKC from the coding sequence ATGTCTGACCTTTCAGATACGCTGAAATTTGAGAGTGAGAAGCACCAAGACATTCTTTTGTGGAACTACAGAGATACATTCTTCAACTTGTCTCTGAAAGAAGTACTCTTTCTCAGGTGGGTGAGCACTTCCTGTCCAAATGCCGAGTTCGTGTTCAAGGGCGATGATGATGTTTTTGTGAACACCCATCATCACCTGAATTACTTGAATAGCTTATCTGGGAACAAAGCCAAAGATTTGTTTATTGGTGACGTGATTCATAATGCTGGAACTCATCAGGATAAGAAACTCAAGTACTACATCCCAGAAGTTGTTTACACTGGCGTCTACCCGCCTTATGCAGGAGGAGGCGGATTCCTCTACTCCGGCCACCTGGCCCTGAGACTGTACAATGTGACTGATCGGGTCCTTCTCTACTCCATCGATGATGTTTATACTGGAATGTGCCTTCAGAAACTCAGCCTCGCTCCAGAGAGACACAAAGGCTTCAGGACATTTGATATAGAAGAGAAAAGTAGGAGTAACATTTGTTCCTATGTAGACGTGATGTTGGTACATAGTAGAAAACCTCAAGAGATGATTGATATTTGGTCTCGGTTGCAGAGTGctcatttaaaatgctga